A genomic window from Deinococcus aetherius includes:
- a CDS encoding AAA family ATPase: MVKPFPVTDLTTPAEYAAVQERFPEELRQIIAPNLVEIDEIILDLNQPLSVRFGGLRIDYPLVLDPVLFGRVDTEMQSGVTKGWRADGRIGIPGTLHRISRETNLQGASVMITVRIGRALIGVAGPLRDVLQDAIDRGVGIAIIGPPFVGKTTLLRDIARIMAERLGRGLIIMDTSNEIGGDSDLAHWIIGKARRVIIGDPQLQGGKYARAIANAAPQALLGDELGYRNDIPIIVENAPRGVPITATLHGRDMDRVVKSQKLWPLLGIRDGRKLDPSTFAIAIEVMDRGHYRVHTDFDRSIEALLDNATPTEGLHEIRVA, translated from the coding sequence ATGGTGAAGCCTTTTCCCGTCACCGACCTCACCACGCCAGCCGAGTACGCGGCGGTGCAGGAGCGCTTTCCGGAGGAACTCCGGCAGATCATCGCCCCAAACCTGGTGGAAATCGACGAGATCATCCTCGACCTGAATCAGCCCCTGAGCGTGCGGTTCGGAGGGCTGCGCATCGACTACCCGTTGGTGCTGGACCCGGTGCTGTTCGGCCGAGTCGACACCGAGATGCAGTCCGGAGTCACCAAGGGCTGGCGGGCGGACGGACGCATCGGTATCCCCGGGACCTTGCATCGGATCAGCCGCGAGACCAACCTCCAGGGGGCCAGCGTGATGATCACCGTGCGCATTGGCCGAGCCCTGATCGGCGTCGCCGGGCCGCTGCGCGATGTCCTCCAGGATGCCATCGACCGGGGCGTGGGCATCGCCATCATCGGGCCGCCCTTCGTCGGGAAGACGACCCTCCTCAGGGACATCGCGCGCATCATGGCTGAGCGGCTGGGCCGCGGCCTGATCATCATGGACACCAGCAATGAGATCGGCGGGGACAGCGACCTCGCTCACTGGATCATCGGCAAAGCCCGGCGAGTCATCATCGGGGACCCCCAGTTGCAGGGTGGAAAGTACGCGCGCGCGATCGCCAATGCCGCCCCTCAGGCCCTGCTGGGTGACGAGCTCGGGTACCGGAACGACATCCCGATCATCGTCGAGAACGCCCCGCGTGGAGTGCCCATCACCGCCACCCTGCACGGCCGGGACATGGATCGAGTGGTGAAGAGCCAGAAGCTCTGGCCGCTGCTGGGAATCCGGGACGGGCGGAAGCTCGACCCCAGCACCTTCGCCATCGCCATCGAGGTCATGGACCGCGGCCACTACCGGGTCCACACCGACTTCGACCGGAGTATCGAGGCCCTGCTCGACAACGCCACCCCCACCGAAGGTCTTCACGAAATCCGCGTCGCCTGA
- a CDS encoding phospholipase D-like domain-containing protein, with translation MRRFVPLMLAWAASTGTAQTTTLNEVTQALHRAQRQVIAYLPDLQAQMLAQALKEAASRRVHVYLITPRHAHLRPGSFLPSVALANAEQPPLPLGYHFGELNAPPLIIVDNRTLYLGAGLADGSSTVRRGTSAELTRALTASANVINASPNVPARVLIKERYGLAW, from the coding sequence ATGCGCAGATTCGTTCCCCTGATGCTCGCCTGGGCGGCGAGCACCGGTACCGCCCAGACCACCACTCTGAACGAGGTCACGCAGGCCCTGCACCGGGCCCAGCGCCAGGTGATCGCCTACCTCCCCGACCTCCAGGCACAGATGCTGGCGCAAGCCCTCAAGGAGGCGGCCAGCCGCCGCGTTCACGTCTACCTGATCACACCTCGGCATGCTCACCTGCGGCCCGGCTCGTTCCTTCCCAGCGTCGCCCTTGCCAACGCGGAGCAACCGCCCCTGCCGCTCGGCTACCACTTCGGCGAGCTGAATGCCCCGCCCCTGATCATCGTGGACAACCGGACCCTCTACCTCGGCGCTGGTCTCGCCGACGGCTCCTCGACCGTGCGGCGCGGGACGTCGGCTGAACTCACCCGGGCGCTGACGGCCAGCGCGAACGTCATCAACGCCTCTCCGAATGTCCCCGCCCGGGTGCTGATCAAGGAAAGGTACGGCCTGGCATGGTGA